The following coding sequences lie in one Arabidopsis thaliana chromosome 3, partial sequence genomic window:
- the HAF2 gene encoding histone acetyltransferase of the TAFII250 family 2 (histone acetyltransferase of the TAFII250 family 2 (HAF2); FUNCTIONS IN: histone acetyltransferase activity, transcription cofactor activity, DNA binding; INVOLVED IN: histone acetylation, response to light stimulus; LOCATED IN: membrane, transcription factor TFIID complex; EXPRESSED IN: 6 plant structures; EXPRESSED DURING: petal differentiation and expansion stage; CONTAINS InterPro DOMAIN/s: Ubiquitin (InterPro:IPR000626), Ubiquitin supergroup (InterPro:IPR019955), Bromodomain, conserved site (InterPro:IPR018359), Bromodomain (InterPro:IPR001487); BEST Arabidopsis thaliana protein match is: HAC13 protein (HAC13) (TAIR:AT1G32750.1); Has 14836 Blast hits to 8275 proteins in 670 species: Archae - 0; Bacteria - 64; Metazoa - 6564; Fungi - 2006; Plants - 2354; Viruses - 152; Other Eukaryotes - 3696 (source: NCBI BLink).) produces MICRVDYGSNDEEYDGPELQVVTEEDHLLPKREYLSAAFALSGLNSRASVFDDEDYDEQGGQEKEHVPVEKSFDSEEREPVVLKEEKPVKHEKEASILGNKNQMDTGDVQEELVVGLSEATLDEKRVTPLPTLYLEDDGMVILQFSEIFAIQEPQKKRQKREIRCITYRDKYISMDISELIEDDEEVLLKSHGRIDTHGKKTDQIQLDVPLPIRERSQLVKSGIVRDTTSESREFTKLGRDSCIMGELLKQDLKDDNSSLCQSQLTMEVFPLDQQEWEHLILWEISPQFSANCCEGFKSGLESAGIMVQVRASNSVTEQESLNVMNSGGQTQGDNNNMLEPFFVNPLESFGSRGSQSTNESTNKSRHHPQLLRLESQWDEDHYRENGDAGRENLKQLNSDARGRLSGLALQDRDMWDESWLDSIIWESDKDLSRSKLIFDLQDEQMIFEVPNNKERKYLQLHAGSRIVSRSSKSKDGSFQEGCGSNSGWQFNISNDKFYMNGKSAQKLQGNAKKSTVHSLRVFHSAPAIKLQTMKIKLSNKERANFHRPKALWYPHDNELAIKQQKILPTQGSMTIVVKSLGGKGSLLTVGREESVSSLKAKASRKLDFKETEAVKMFYMGKELEDEKSLAEQNVQPNSLVHLLRTKVHLWPWAQKLPGENKSLRPPGAFKKKSDLSNQDGHVFLMEYCEERPLMLSNAGMGANLCTYYQKSSPEDQHGNLLRNQSDTLGSVIILEHGNKSPFLGEVHGGCSQSSVETNMYKAPVFPHRLQSTDYLLVRSAKGKLSLRRINKIVAVGQQEPRMEIMSPASKNLHAYLVNRMMAYVYREFKHRDRIAADELSFSFSNISDATVRKYMQVCSDLERDANGKACWSKKRKFDKIPLGLNTLVAPEDVCSYESMLAGLFRLKHLGITRFTLPASISTALAQLPDERIAAASHIARELQITPWNLSSSFVTCATQGRENIERLEITGVGDPSGRGLGFSYVRVAPKSSAASEHKKKKAAACRGVPTVTGTDADPRRLSMEAAREVLLKFNVPDEIIAKQTQRHRTAMIRKISSEQAASGGKVGPTTVGMFSRSQRMSFLQLQQQAREMCHEIWDRQRLSLSACDDDGNESENEANSDLDSFVGDLEDLLDAEDGGEGEESNKSMNEKLDGVKGLKMRRWPSQVEKDEEIEDEAAEYVELCRLLMQDENDKKKKKLKDVGEGIGSFPPPRSNFEPFIDKKYIATEPDASFLIVNESTVKHTKNVDKATSKSPKDKQVKEIGTPICQMKKILKENQKVFMGKKTARANFVCGACGQHGHMKTNKHCPKYRRNTESQPESMDMKKSTGKPSSSDLSGEVWLTPIDNKKPAPKSATKISVNEATKVGDSTSKTPGSSDVAAVSEIDSGTKLTSRKLKISSKAKPKASKVESDSPFHSLMPAYSRERGESELHNPSVSGQLLPSTETDQAASSRYTTSVPQPSLSIDKDQAESCRPHRVIWPPTGKEHSQKKLVIKRLKEITDHDSGSLEETPQFESRKTKRMAELADFQRQQRLRLSENFLDWGPKDDRKWRKEQDISTELHREGKVRRAYDDSTVSEERSEIAESRRYREVIRSEREEEKRRKAKQKKKLQRGILENYPPRRNDGISSESGQNINSLCVSDFERNRTEYAPQPKRRKKGQVGLANILESIVDTLRVKEVNVSYLFLKPVTKKEAPNYLEIVKCPMDLSTIRDKVRRMEYRDRQQFRHDVWQIKFNAHLYNDGRNLSIPPLADELLVKCDRLLDEYRDELKEAEKGIVDSSDSLR; encoded by the exons ATGATATGTCGTGTAGATTATGGGAGCAATGATGAAGAGTATGATGGGCCTGAGCTTCAAGTAGTTACTGAGGAAGATCACCTACTACCAAAAAGAGAGTACTTATCAGCTGCATTTGCTTTGAGTGGTTTAAATTCCAGAGCTTCTGTGTTTGACGACGAAGATTATGATGAACAAGGAGGACAAGAGAAGGAACATGTACCAGTTGAGAAATCTTTTGATTCAGAAGAGAGGGAACCAG TTGTCTTGAAGGAGGAAAAGCCCGTAAAGCATGAAAAGGAGGCTAGCATCTTGGGAAATAAGAATCAGATGGACACAGGAGATGTCCAGGAG GAGTTGGTGGTTGGATTATCAGAAGCTACTTTGGATGAGAAACGTGTCACCCCGCTGCCTACGTTATATCTTGAAGATGATGGTATGGTCATCTTACAATTCTCTGAGATATTTGCTATACAAGAGCCACAGAAGAAACGGCAGAAGAGAGAAATTAGATGTATCACTTATAGAG ACAAATACATATCTATGGATATTTCTGAGCTTATCGAAGACGATGAGGAGGTACTCCTGAAGAGCCATGGTAGGATTGACACTCATGGGAAAAAAACTGATCAAATTCAGCTGGATGTTCCCTTACCAATCAGAGAGCGTTCACAGCTGGTAAAATCTGGCATAGTAAGGGATACTACATCAGAATCGAGAGAGTTTACCAAGCTAGGAAGGGATTCATGTATCATGGGTGAACTGTTGAAGCAGGACTTAAAAGACGATAATTCATCTCTCTGTCAGTCTCAATTAACAATGGAAGTTTTCCCTCTAGACCAGCAAGAATGGGAACATCTAATACTCTGGGAAATTTCTCCTCAATTTAGTGCTAATTGTTGTGAGGGCTTCAAATCTGGACTTGAGTCAGCAGGTATAATGGTACAGGTGAGGGCTTCAAATTCAGTGACTGAACAAGAAAGCTTAAATGTGATGAACTCTGGAGGGCAAACTCAAGGGGACAATAACAACATGCTCGAGCCTTTTTTTGTAAATCCGTTGGAGTCTTTTGGCTCAAGAGGTTCCCAGTCTACAAATGAGTCCACTAACAAAAGTAGACATCATCCACAACTCCTTAGATTAGAATCTCAGTGGGATGAGGATCATTATAGGGAAAATGGCGATGCTGGACGGGAGAATTTAAAGCAGCTTAATAGTGACGCTCGTGGGCGCTTGAGTGGACTTGCATTGCAAGATAGGGATATGTGGGATGAGTCATGGTTAGATAGCATAATATGGGAGTCAGATAAAGATTTGAGCAGGTCTAAACTAATATTTGATCTTCAAGATGAGCAAATGATCTTTGAAGTTCCGAACAATaaggaaagaaaatatcttcaacTTCATGCTGGATCTAGGATTGTATCTCGATCTTCAAAATCCAAGGACGGATCCTTTCAAGAAGGCTGTGGATCAAATTCTGGGTGGCAATTCAATATTTCTAATGACAAATTCTATATGAATGGGAAAAGCGCTCAGAAACTGCAAGGAAATGCTAAGAAATCTACCGTACACAGTTTGAGAGTTTTCCATTCGGCACCAGCGATTAAATTGCAGACGATGAAGATCAAATTGAGCAA TAAAGAGAGAGCAAATTTTCACCGGCCCAAAGCTCTGTGGTATCCACATGACAATGAGCTAGCCATAAAGCAGCAAAAAATTTTACCCACCCAAGGTTCCATGACAATTGTTGTTAAGAGTCTGGGGGGTAAAGGATCACTGCTAACCGTCGGCAGAGAGGAATCTGTCTCTTCTTTAAAAGCCAAGGCTTCTAGAAAGCTAG ATTTTAAGGAAACAGAAGCAGTGAAGATGTTTTATATGGGGAAGGAACTTGAGGATGAAAAGTCTCTTGCTGAACAAAATGTTCAACCCAATTCCCTTGTCCATCTTTTACGTACTAAGGTGCATCTGTGGCCATGGGCACAAAAGCTTCCTGGCGAAAATAAATCTTTACGACCTCCTGGGGCTTTCAAGAAGAAATCTGACCTATCTAATCAAGATGGCCATGTTTTCTTGATGGA GTATTGTGAAGAGAGGCCGTTGATGCTCAGCAATGCAGGAATGGGTGCAAATTTGTGCACGTATTATCAGAAGTCATCCCCAGAGGATCAACATGGGAACTTGCTGCGCAATCAAAGTGATACCTTAGGGAGTGTGATTATTCTAGAACATGGGAACAAATCCCCTTTCCTTGGGGAAGTACACGGTGGTTGCAGTCAGTCATCTGTTGAAACAAACATGTACAAAGCACCTGTTTTTCCTCATAGGTTGCAATCAACAGATTATTTGTTGGTCCGGTCTGCTAAAGGAAAGCTCTCTCTAAGGCGTATTAACAAGATAGTTGCTGTTGGACAACAG GAACCTCGAATGGAAATAATGTCTCCTGCATCAAAGAATCTTCATGCTTATTTGGTGAACAGAATGATGGCCTATGTGTATCGAGAGTTTAAGCATCGCGACCGTATTGCTGCCGATGAGCtgtctttctcattttctaaCATATCAGATGCAACTGTCAGAAAATACATGCAAGTTTGTTCCGATTTAGAG AGAGATGCAAATGGCAAGGCTTGCTGGTCCAAGAAACGTAAGTTTGATAAGATTCCACTTGGGTTGAACACTCTGGTGGCACCAGAGGAT GTGTGTTCCTATGAGAGTATGCTAGCTGGGCTGTTCCGGCTCAAACATTTAGGGATCACTCGGTTTACATTGCCTGCCAGCATATCAACTGCATTGGCTCAGCTCCCAGATGAAAGGATTGCCGCTGCATCACATATTGCGAGGGAGTTGCAGATAACTCCATGGAATCTGAGCAGTAGTTTTGTTACTTGTGCAACTCAG GGCAGAGAAAATATAGAGCGTTTGGAAATTACTGGAGTTGGTGATCCCTCTGGACGGGGTCTAGGATTCAGCTACGTCCGAGTTGCACCAAAATCATCAGCTGCATCCgaacataagaagaaaaaggcaGCAGCCTGTCGCGGAGTCCCAACTGTCACTGGTACAGATGCTGATCCTCGCAGATTAAGCATGGAAGCAGCTCGAGAG GTTCTTCTTAAGTTCAATGTTCCTGATGAGATAATTGCCAAGCAAACTCAACGGCATCGAACAGCTATGATACGCAAGATATCAAGTGAGCAGGCTGCATCTGGTGGTAAGGTTGGCCCCACAACAGTAGGTATGTTTTCCCGTAGCCAGAGAATGTCTTTCCTACAGTTGCAACAGCAGGCCCGAGAAATGTGTCATGAGATTTGGGATAGGCAACGTCTGTCCCTTTCAgcttgtgatgatgatgggaaCGAAAGTGAAAATGAGGCAAACAGTGATTTGGACTCCTTTGTTGGAGATCTGGAAGATCTACTTGATGCTGAGGATGGTGGGGAGGGGGAAGAATCTAATAAGTCTATGAATGAAAAGTTGGATGGAGTGAAGGGACTCAAGATGAGACGGTGGCCATCTCAAGTTGAGAAAGAcgaagaaattgaagatgagGCTGCTGAATATGTCGAGTTATGCCGATTGCTGATGCAAG ATGAGaatgataagaagaaaaagaagttgaaagatGTGGGAGAGGGAATTGGATCCTTTCCTCCTCCACGGTCCAATTTTGAACCTTTCATTGACAAGAAATATATTGCCACCGAACCTGATGCATCTTTCTTAATCGTGAATGAGAGCACCGTCAAACACACCAAAAAC GTTGATAAAGCAACTTCTAAGTCCCCCAAAGATAAACAGGTAAAAGAGATCGGCACTCCTATATGCCAGATGAAGAAAATACTGAAGGAAAACCAAAAG GTATTCATgggaaaaaaaacagcaaGAGCGAACTTCGTCTGTGGAGCCTGTGGTCAG CATGGACACATGAAAACCAATAAACACTGCCCAAAATACAGAAGAAATACAGAATCCCAGCCGGAAAGTATGGATATGAAGAAGTCTACTGGAAAACCGAGTTCTTCAGATCTATCAGGCGAGGTCTGGCTGACACCTATCGACAACAAGAAGCCTGCGCCAAAAAGTGCAACAAAAATTTCTGTAAATGAAGCTACGAAAGTAGGTGATTCAACTTCCAAAACTCCAGGAAGTTCTGACGTAGCAGCTGTTTCTGAAATAGACTCTGGGACTAAGTTGACATCTAGGAAACTCAAAATTTCAAGTAAGGCAAAACCTAAAGCATCGAAGGTTGAATCTGACAGTCCTTTCCATTCATTGATGCCTGCATATAGTAGAGAGAGAGGGGAGAGCGAGCTTCACAATCCTTCTGTTTCTGGACAACTCTTACCAAGTACAGAGACAGATCAGGCTGCCTCAAGTAGGTACACTACTTCAGTTCCGCAGCCATCTTTAAGCATAGATAAAGATCAAGCTGAATCTTGTAGGCCTCATCGCGTTATATGGCCGCCAACAGGAAAAGAACATTCGCAGAAGAAACTTGTTATTAAACGTTTAAAAGAGATAACTGATCATGACAGCGGTAGTCTTGAAGAGACTCCACAATTTGAGTccaggaaaacaaaaagaatggCAGAACTGGCAGATTTTCAGAGGCAGCAGAGACTCAGATTGTCAGAGAACTTTCTAGACTGGGGACCAAAAGATGATAGAAAATGGCGGAAAGAACAAGATATAAGTACGGAACTGCACAGGGAGGGAAAGGTGAGAAGAGCTTACGATGATAGTACTGTATCAGAAGAACGCAGTGAGATAGCTGAGAGCAGAAGATACAGAGAGGTTATACGGAGTGAGAGGGAGGAAGAGAAACGACGAAAAGCCaagcagaaaaagaagctGCAACGCGGAATACTCGAAAATTATCCTCCTCGACGAAACGATGGAATATCTTCAGAAAGTGGTCAGAATATCAACAGCCTGTGTGTCTCTGACTTTGAAAGGAACAGGACAGAGTATGCACCTCAACCAAAACGACGAAAAAAAGGACAG
- the HAF2 gene encoding histone acetyltransferase of the TAFII250 family 2: MSESNDNETSADYGSNDEEYDGPELQVVTEEDHLLPKREYLSAAFALSGLNSRASVFDDEDYDEQGGQEKEHVPVEKSFDSEEREPVVLKEEKPVKHEKEASILGNKNQMDTGDVQEELVVGLSEATLDEKRVTPLPTLYLEDDGMVILQFSEIFAIQEPQKKRQKREIRCITYRDKYISMDISELIEDDEEVLLKSHGRIDTHGKKTDQIQLDVPLPIRERSQLVKSGIVRDTTSESREFTKLGRDSCIMGELLKQDLKDDNSSLCQSQLTMEVFPLDQQEWEHLILWEISPQFSANCCEGFKSGLESAGIMVQVRASNSVTEQESLNVMNSGGQTQGDNNNMLEPFFVNPLESFGSRGSQSTNESTNKSRHHPQLLRLESQWDEDHYRENGDAGRENLKQLNSDARGRLSGLALQDRDMWDESWLDSIIWESDKDLSRSKLIFDLQDEQMIFEVPNNKERKYLQLHAGSRIVSRSSKSKDGSFQEGCGSNSGWQFNISNDKFYMNGKSAQKLQGNAKKSTVHSLRVFHSAPAIKLQTMKIKLSNKERANFHRPKALWYPHDNELAIKQQKILPTQGSMTIVVKSLGGKGSLLTVGREESVSSLKAKASRKLDFKETEAVKMFYMGKELEDEKSLAEQNVQPNSLVHLLRTKVHLWPWAQKLPGENKSLRPPGAFKKKSDLSNQDGHVFLMEYCEERPLMLSNAGMGANLCTYYQKSSPEDQHGNLLRNQSDTLGSVIILEHGNKSPFLGEVHGGCSQSSVETNMYKAPVFPHRLQSTDYLLVRSAKGKLSLRRINKIVAVGQQEPRMEIMSPASKNLHAYLVNRMMAYVYREFKHRDRIAADELSFSFSNISDATVRKYMQVCSDLERDANGKACWSKKRKFDKIPLGLNTLVAPEDVCSYESMLAGLFRLKHLGITRFTLPASISTALAQLPDERIAAASHIARELQITPWNLSSSFVTCATQGRENIERLEITGVGDPSGRGLGFSYVRVAPKSSAASEHKKKKAAACRGVPTVTGTDADPRRLSMEAAREVLLKFNVPDEIIAKQTQRHRTAMIRKISSEQAASGGKVGPTTVGMFSRSQRMSFLQLQQQAREMCHEIWDRQRLSLSACDDDGNESENEANSDLDSFVGDLEDLLDAEDGGEGEESNKSMNEKLDGVKGLKMRRWPSQVEKDEEIEDEAAEYVELCRLLMQDENDKKKKKLKDVGEGIGSFPPPRSNFEPFIDKKYIATEPDASFLIVNESTVKHTKNVDKATSKSPKDKQVKEIGTPICQMKKILKENQKVFMGKKTARANFVCGACGQHGHMKTNKHCPKYRRNTESQPESMDMKKSTGKPSSSDLSGEVWLTPIDNKKPAPKSATKISVNEATKVGDSTSKTPGSSDVAAVSEIDSGTKLTSRKLKISSKAKPKASKVESDSPFHSLMPAYSRERGESELHNPSVSGQLLPSTETDQAASSRYTTSVPQPSLSIDKDQAESCRPHRVIWPPTGKEHSQKKLVIKRLKEITDHDSGSLEETPQFESRKTKRMAELADFQRQQRLRLSENFLDWGPKDDRKWRKEQDISTELHREGKVRRAYDDSTVSEERSEIAESRRYREVIRSEREEEKRRKAKQKKKLQRGILENYPPRRNDGISSESGQNINSLCVSDFERNRTEYAPQPKRRKKGQVGLANILESIVDTLRVKEVNVSYLFLKPVTKKEAPNYLEIVKCPMDLSTIRDKVRRMEYRDRQQFRHDVWQIKFNAHLYNDGRNLSIPPLADELLVKCDRLLDEYRDELKEAEKGIVDSSDSLR; the protein is encoded by the exons ATGTCTGAGTCCAACGACAACGAGACTTCCGCAG ATTATGGGAGCAATGATGAAGAGTATGATGGGCCTGAGCTTCAAGTAGTTACTGAGGAAGATCACCTACTACCAAAAAGAGAGTACTTATCAGCTGCATTTGCTTTGAGTGGTTTAAATTCCAGAGCTTCTGTGTTTGACGACGAAGATTATGATGAACAAGGAGGACAAGAGAAGGAACATGTACCAGTTGAGAAATCTTTTGATTCAGAAGAGAGGGAACCAG TTGTCTTGAAGGAGGAAAAGCCCGTAAAGCATGAAAAGGAGGCTAGCATCTTGGGAAATAAGAATCAGATGGACACAGGAGATGTCCAGGAG GAGTTGGTGGTTGGATTATCAGAAGCTACTTTGGATGAGAAACGTGTCACCCCGCTGCCTACGTTATATCTTGAAGATGATGGTATGGTCATCTTACAATTCTCTGAGATATTTGCTATACAAGAGCCACAGAAGAAACGGCAGAAGAGAGAAATTAGATGTATCACTTATAGAG ACAAATACATATCTATGGATATTTCTGAGCTTATCGAAGACGATGAGGAGGTACTCCTGAAGAGCCATGGTAGGATTGACACTCATGGGAAAAAAACTGATCAAATTCAGCTGGATGTTCCCTTACCAATCAGAGAGCGTTCACAGCTGGTAAAATCTGGCATAGTAAGGGATACTACATCAGAATCGAGAGAGTTTACCAAGCTAGGAAGGGATTCATGTATCATGGGTGAACTGTTGAAGCAGGACTTAAAAGACGATAATTCATCTCTCTGTCAGTCTCAATTAACAATGGAAGTTTTCCCTCTAGACCAGCAAGAATGGGAACATCTAATACTCTGGGAAATTTCTCCTCAATTTAGTGCTAATTGTTGTGAGGGCTTCAAATCTGGACTTGAGTCAGCAGGTATAATGGTACAGGTGAGGGCTTCAAATTCAGTGACTGAACAAGAAAGCTTAAATGTGATGAACTCTGGAGGGCAAACTCAAGGGGACAATAACAACATGCTCGAGCCTTTTTTTGTAAATCCGTTGGAGTCTTTTGGCTCAAGAGGTTCCCAGTCTACAAATGAGTCCACTAACAAAAGTAGACATCATCCACAACTCCTTAGATTAGAATCTCAGTGGGATGAGGATCATTATAGGGAAAATGGCGATGCTGGACGGGAGAATTTAAAGCAGCTTAATAGTGACGCTCGTGGGCGCTTGAGTGGACTTGCATTGCAAGATAGGGATATGTGGGATGAGTCATGGTTAGATAGCATAATATGGGAGTCAGATAAAGATTTGAGCAGGTCTAAACTAATATTTGATCTTCAAGATGAGCAAATGATCTTTGAAGTTCCGAACAATaaggaaagaaaatatcttcaacTTCATGCTGGATCTAGGATTGTATCTCGATCTTCAAAATCCAAGGACGGATCCTTTCAAGAAGGCTGTGGATCAAATTCTGGGTGGCAATTCAATATTTCTAATGACAAATTCTATATGAATGGGAAAAGCGCTCAGAAACTGCAAGGAAATGCTAAGAAATCTACCGTACACAGTTTGAGAGTTTTCCATTCGGCACCAGCGATTAAATTGCAGACGATGAAGATCAAATTGAGCAA TAAAGAGAGAGCAAATTTTCACCGGCCCAAAGCTCTGTGGTATCCACATGACAATGAGCTAGCCATAAAGCAGCAAAAAATTTTACCCACCCAAGGTTCCATGACAATTGTTGTTAAGAGTCTGGGGGGTAAAGGATCACTGCTAACCGTCGGCAGAGAGGAATCTGTCTCTTCTTTAAAAGCCAAGGCTTCTAGAAAGCTAG ATTTTAAGGAAACAGAAGCAGTGAAGATGTTTTATATGGGGAAGGAACTTGAGGATGAAAAGTCTCTTGCTGAACAAAATGTTCAACCCAATTCCCTTGTCCATCTTTTACGTACTAAGGTGCATCTGTGGCCATGGGCACAAAAGCTTCCTGGCGAAAATAAATCTTTACGACCTCCTGGGGCTTTCAAGAAGAAATCTGACCTATCTAATCAAGATGGCCATGTTTTCTTGATGGA GTATTGTGAAGAGAGGCCGTTGATGCTCAGCAATGCAGGAATGGGTGCAAATTTGTGCACGTATTATCAGAAGTCATCCCCAGAGGATCAACATGGGAACTTGCTGCGCAATCAAAGTGATACCTTAGGGAGTGTGATTATTCTAGAACATGGGAACAAATCCCCTTTCCTTGGGGAAGTACACGGTGGTTGCAGTCAGTCATCTGTTGAAACAAACATGTACAAAGCACCTGTTTTTCCTCATAGGTTGCAATCAACAGATTATTTGTTGGTCCGGTCTGCTAAAGGAAAGCTCTCTCTAAGGCGTATTAACAAGATAGTTGCTGTTGGACAACAG GAACCTCGAATGGAAATAATGTCTCCTGCATCAAAGAATCTTCATGCTTATTTGGTGAACAGAATGATGGCCTATGTGTATCGAGAGTTTAAGCATCGCGACCGTATTGCTGCCGATGAGCtgtctttctcattttctaaCATATCAGATGCAACTGTCAGAAAATACATGCAAGTTTGTTCCGATTTAGAG AGAGATGCAAATGGCAAGGCTTGCTGGTCCAAGAAACGTAAGTTTGATAAGATTCCACTTGGGTTGAACACTCTGGTGGCACCAGAGGAT GTGTGTTCCTATGAGAGTATGCTAGCTGGGCTGTTCCGGCTCAAACATTTAGGGATCACTCGGTTTACATTGCCTGCCAGCATATCAACTGCATTGGCTCAGCTCCCAGATGAAAGGATTGCCGCTGCATCACATATTGCGAGGGAGTTGCAGATAACTCCATGGAATCTGAGCAGTAGTTTTGTTACTTGTGCAACTCAG GGCAGAGAAAATATAGAGCGTTTGGAAATTACTGGAGTTGGTGATCCCTCTGGACGGGGTCTAGGATTCAGCTACGTCCGAGTTGCACCAAAATCATCAGCTGCATCCgaacataagaagaaaaaggcaGCAGCCTGTCGCGGAGTCCCAACTGTCACTGGTACAGATGCTGATCCTCGCAGATTAAGCATGGAAGCAGCTCGAGAG GTTCTTCTTAAGTTCAATGTTCCTGATGAGATAATTGCCAAGCAAACTCAACGGCATCGAACAGCTATGATACGCAAGATATCAAGTGAGCAGGCTGCATCTGGTGGTAAGGTTGGCCCCACAACAGTAGGTATGTTTTCCCGTAGCCAGAGAATGTCTTTCCTACAGTTGCAACAGCAGGCCCGAGAAATGTGTCATGAGATTTGGGATAGGCAACGTCTGTCCCTTTCAgcttgtgatgatgatgggaaCGAAAGTGAAAATGAGGCAAACAGTGATTTGGACTCCTTTGTTGGAGATCTGGAAGATCTACTTGATGCTGAGGATGGTGGGGAGGGGGAAGAATCTAATAAGTCTATGAATGAAAAGTTGGATGGAGTGAAGGGACTCAAGATGAGACGGTGGCCATCTCAAGTTGAGAAAGAcgaagaaattgaagatgagGCTGCTGAATATGTCGAGTTATGCCGATTGCTGATGCAAG ATGAGaatgataagaagaaaaagaagttgaaagatGTGGGAGAGGGAATTGGATCCTTTCCTCCTCCACGGTCCAATTTTGAACCTTTCATTGACAAGAAATATATTGCCACCGAACCTGATGCATCTTTCTTAATCGTGAATGAGAGCACCGTCAAACACACCAAAAAC GTTGATAAAGCAACTTCTAAGTCCCCCAAAGATAAACAGGTAAAAGAGATCGGCACTCCTATATGCCAGATGAAGAAAATACTGAAGGAAAACCAAAAG GTATTCATgggaaaaaaaacagcaaGAGCGAACTTCGTCTGTGGAGCCTGTGGTCAG CATGGACACATGAAAACCAATAAACACTGCCCAAAATACAGAAGAAATACAGAATCCCAGCCGGAAAGTATGGATATGAAGAAGTCTACTGGAAAACCGAGTTCTTCAGATCTATCAGGCGAGGTCTGGCTGACACCTATCGACAACAAGAAGCCTGCGCCAAAAAGTGCAACAAAAATTTCTGTAAATGAAGCTACGAAAGTAGGTGATTCAACTTCCAAAACTCCAGGAAGTTCTGACGTAGCAGCTGTTTCTGAAATAGACTCTGGGACTAAGTTGACATCTAGGAAACTCAAAATTTCAAGTAAGGCAAAACCTAAAGCATCGAAGGTTGAATCTGACAGTCCTTTCCATTCATTGATGCCTGCATATAGTAGAGAGAGAGGGGAGAGCGAGCTTCACAATCCTTCTGTTTCTGGACAACTCTTACCAAGTACAGAGACAGATCAGGCTGCCTCAAGTAGGTACACTACTTCAGTTCCGCAGCCATCTTTAAGCATAGATAAAGATCAAGCTGAATCTTGTAGGCCTCATCGCGTTATATGGCCGCCAACAGGAAAAGAACATTCGCAGAAGAAACTTGTTATTAAACGTTTAAAAGAGATAACTGATCATGACAGCGGTAGTCTTGAAGAGACTCCACAATTTGAGTccaggaaaacaaaaagaatggCAGAACTGGCAGATTTTCAGAGGCAGCAGAGACTCAGATTGTCAGAGAACTTTCTAGACTGGGGACCAAAAGATGATAGAAAATGGCGGAAAGAACAAGATATAAGTACGGAACTGCACAGGGAGGGAAAGGTGAGAAGAGCTTACGATGATAGTACTGTATCAGAAGAACGCAGTGAGATAGCTGAGAGCAGAAGATACAGAGAGGTTATACGGAGTGAGAGGGAGGAAGAGAAACGACGAAAAGCCaagcagaaaaagaagctGCAACGCGGAATACTCGAAAATTATCCTCCTCGACGAAACGATGGAATATCTTCAGAAAGTGGTCAGAATATCAACAGCCTGTGTGTCTCTGACTTTGAAAGGAACAGGACAGAGTATGCACCTCAACCAAAACGACGAAAAAAAGGACAG